The following are encoded in a window of Deltaproteobacteria bacterium PRO3 genomic DNA:
- a CDS encoding flippase-like domain-containing protein — protein MPKKILKNLLPWLVAAALLFYLFTKVPPEQVLRSLHHLHLPSFLGFGVVYFLIILALDTWVLSGVLSRFAAPVSFRELLPARCVSYLLALLNYNAGQAGMAVYLKRTRGLSFFKTLGCIFFVTVVDLYWVIAMAFAGSFLMDIHLQGFQLQDWVRRVAGIALIAFVLHLAFWRGWFGKILPARLHFGIGDWLRGKHLFQPFHHATVADYFKIALARFPIHAAIVSSLWFLIRFAGGTVSFRDVVATVPIVLLVGTIPLTPGGLGATQLALVELLKDHVVPPPAAQGSVGPAELLLGISLSWMMLNYLLKAIAGLIFLRGGSRELFQEGPDAAPH, from the coding sequence ATGCCGAAAAAAATCCTAAAAAATCTCCTCCCCTGGCTGGTCGCCGCCGCGCTGCTCTTCTACCTCTTCACCAAGGTGCCGCCCGAGCAGGTCCTGCGCAGCCTGCACCACCTGCACCTGCCCAGCTTCCTCGGTTTCGGCGTGGTCTACTTCCTGATCATCCTCGCCCTGGACACCTGGGTCTTGAGCGGCGTCCTCAGCCGCTTCGCCGCGCCGGTCTCCTTCCGCGAGTTACTCCCCGCGCGCTGCGTCAGCTACCTGCTGGCGCTGCTCAACTACAACGCGGGCCAAGCCGGGATGGCGGTCTACCTGAAGCGTACGCGCGGCTTGAGCTTCTTCAAGACGCTGGGCTGCATCTTCTTCGTCACGGTGGTCGATCTCTACTGGGTGATCGCGATGGCCTTCGCCGGCAGCTTCCTGATGGACATCCACCTCCAGGGCTTCCAGCTCCAAGACTGGGTGCGGCGCGTGGCGGGCATCGCCTTGATCGCCTTCGTCCTCCATCTCGCCTTCTGGCGCGGCTGGTTCGGAAAGATTCTCCCCGCCCGCCTGCATTTCGGGATCGGCGACTGGCTGCGCGGCAAACACCTCTTCCAGCCCTTCCACCACGCGACCGTCGCCGACTACTTCAAGATCGCCCTCGCCCGCTTCCCGATCCACGCGGCGATCGTGTCGTCGCTTTGGTTCCTGATCCGCTTCGCGGGCGGGACGGTTTCGTTCCGCGACGTCGTCGCGACCGTCCCCATCGTTCTGTTGGTCGGGACGATCCCGCTCACCCCCGGCGGCCTCGGCGCCACGCAGCTGGCGCTGGTCGAGCTGCTGAAGGACCACGTCGTCCCGCCGCCGGCGGCCCAGGGTTCGGTGGGCCCCGCCGAGCTGCTGTTGGGAATTTCCCTCTCCTGGATGATGTTGAACTACCTCCTCAAGGCGATCGCCGGCCTGATCTTCCTGCGCGGCGGCTCGCGCGAGCTCTTCCAGGAAGGGCCAGATGCCGCGCCGCATTAA